Proteins encoded by one window of Clostridium perfringens:
- a CDS encoding glutamate-5-semialdehyde dehydrogenase, whose translation MNNELIIKGKKAKEASYTLSFASTNEKNNGLLKISESLIKRCDEILEENKKDLEKAIEKGTSNAMLDRLKLDEERVKSIANAVADVVKLDDPIGEVTSMFKRPNGLRIGVQRVPLGVVGIIYEARPNVTADAAALCLKTGNAVILRGGSEAINSNLKIVEIISDALKEAGLPEGSVQILEDTSRETATDFMRLNDYLDVLIPRGGAGLIKAVVNNATVPVIETGVGNCHIYIDDEADINMGVDIIVNAKTSRPAVCNAAEKLLVNEKIAEEFLPVAIKALKEKGVEIRGCEKTKAIVNDINLATEEDWGKEYLDYILGVKVVKDLDEAISHINKYGTKHSESIVTKNYFNSEKFLQRVDAAAVYVNASTRFTDGGEFGFGAEIGISTQKLHARGPMGLKELTTNKYIIYGNGQIR comes from the coding sequence ATTAAAAATAAGTGAATCCTTAATAAAAAGATGTGATGAGATATTAGAAGAAAATAAAAAAGATCTTGAAAAGGCAATTGAAAAGGGAACATCTAATGCAATGCTTGATAGATTAAAATTAGATGAGGAAAGAGTAAAATCTATAGCAAATGCTGTAGCAGATGTTGTTAAATTAGATGATCCAATAGGAGAAGTTACATCTATGTTTAAGAGACCTAATGGCCTTAGAATAGGTGTACAAAGAGTACCATTAGGAGTAGTTGGAATAATATATGAAGCAAGACCTAATGTAACTGCTGATGCTGCTGCCTTATGTTTAAAAACAGGAAACGCTGTTATTTTAAGAGGAGGAAGTGAGGCTATAAATTCTAACTTAAAAATAGTTGAGATTATTAGTGATGCCTTAAAGGAAGCAGGTCTTCCAGAGGGATCAGTTCAAATATTAGAGGATACTTCAAGAGAAACTGCTACAGATTTCATGAGATTAAATGATTATTTAGATGTTTTAATTCCAAGAGGTGGAGCAGGACTTATAAAGGCCGTAGTAAATAATGCTACAGTACCTGTAATAGAGACTGGAGTTGGAAATTGTCATATATACATAGATGATGAAGCTGATATAAATATGGGCGTAGATATAATAGTAAATGCTAAAACATCAAGACCTGCTGTATGTAATGCTGCTGAAAAACTATTAGTTAATGAGAAAATAGCGGAAGAATTTTTACCAGTAGCAATAAAGGCTTTAAAAGAAAAAGGCGTTGAAATAAGAGGTTGTGAAAAAACTAAGGCAATTGTGAATGATATAAACTTAGCAACTGAAGAGGATTGGGGAAAAGAATATTTAGACTATATCCTTGGAGTTAAGGTTGTTAAAGATTTAGATGAGGCTATCTCTCATATAAATAAATATGGAACAAAACATTCAGAATCAATAGTTACTAAAAATTATTTTAATTCAGAGAAATTCCTTCAAAGAGTTGATGCAGCTGCTGTATATGTAAATGCTTCAACAAGATTTACTGATGGTGGAGAATTTGGATTTGGTGCTGAAATTGGAATAAGTACACAAAAGTTACATGCTAGAGGACCAATGGGACTTAAGGAATTAACAACAAATAAGTATATAATTTATGGAAATGGTCAAATTAGATAA
- a CDS encoding PTS lactose/cellobiose transporter subunit IIA, with the protein MKEIIMDLIIHSGEARSYAMEAIQLAKAGDVDGARSLIEKASIQLGKAHKSQTALIQDEASDNKIEISMLLIHAQDQLMTTMTLKDLANEIIDLYEKLNQKNF; encoded by the coding sequence ATGAAAGAAATAATCATGGATTTAATAATTCATAGTGGAGAAGCTAGAAGTTATGCCATGGAAGCTATTCAGCTTGCTAAAGCAGGAGATGTAGACGGGGCTAGAAGCTTAATAGAAAAAGCATCAATACAATTAGGTAAAGCTCATAAATCACAAACAGCTTTGATTCAAGATGAGGCTAGTGACAATAAAATAGAAATATCCATGCTATTAATTCATGCACAGGATCAATTGATGACTACTATGACATTAAAAGATTTGGCAAATGAAATAATAGATTTATATGAAAAATTAAATCAAAAAAATTTTTAG
- a CDS encoding DNA-3-methyladenine glycosylase yields the protein MRLGRDFYNRDTLTVAKELLGKVLVRKINGVTLKGKIVETEAYIGAIDKASHAYGGKRTNRTETLYADPGTVYVYIIYGMYHCLNLISEEKDVAGGVLIRGIEPLEGIEEMSKLRYKKSYEELSSYEKKNFSNGPSKLCMALGIDKGENGINTISSEEIYVEDDSLIKKDFSIVEAKRIGIDYAEEARDFLWRFYIKDNKFVSKK from the coding sequence ATGAGATTAGGAAGGGATTTTTATAATAGAGATACATTAACTGTAGCTAAAGAACTTTTAGGAAAAGTTTTAGTTAGAAAGATTAATGGAGTTACTTTAAAAGGAAAGATTGTTGAGACGGAAGCTTATATAGGAGCTATAGATAAAGCTTCTCATGCTTACGGTGGCAAGAGAACTAATAGAACAGAAACTCTTTATGCAGATCCGGGAACTGTATATGTTTATATAATTTATGGAATGTATCACTGCTTAAATCTAATAAGTGAAGAAAAAGACGTGGCAGGAGGAGTACTTATAAGAGGAATTGAGCCTTTAGAGGGAATAGAAGAAATGAGTAAATTAAGATATAAGAAGAGTTATGAAGAGTTATCAAGCTACGAAAAGAAAAATTTTTCTAATGGTCCATCAAAATTATGCATGGCTTTAGGAATAGATAAGGGGGAGAATGGCATAAATACTATTAGTAGCGAAGAGATTTATGTTGAAGATGACTCCTTAATTAAAAAGGATTTTTCTATTGTTGAAGCAAAGAGAATAGGCATAGATTATGCTGAGGAAGCTAGGGATTTTTTATGGAGATTTTATATTAAGGATAATAAATTTGTCTCTAAAAAATAA
- a CDS encoding 4Fe-4S dicluster domain-containing protein yields the protein MAIKDANKQYIKFDTAVQVLKYEVLKRIAEKEFDGTLDKEKLNIAKEIVDDLKPNVRCCIYKERAIVEERMKLALGGHENRENMIEVIDIACDECPVNRFIVTDACRGCLAKKCRDSCNFGAISFDNRKCKIDYEKCKECGKCKEVCPYNAIAEVKRPCMRACIPKALSYDVDSKKAVIDDSKCIQCGACVVDCPFGAIMDKSYLVDVIRLLKDEKKVYAIVAPAISSQFNHSKIGKVITAIKKLGFEDVFEAALGADLVAVHECNEFKEKGELDFMTTSCCPAFVSYIEKNYPELKECISNTVSPMVAMARLIKSQNKDVKTVFIGPCIAKKTEAKRNEVSGDVDYVLTFEELLALLDSRNIKIDECEESDTKHGSFYGRLFARSGGVTESVKHLIDSEGIKVDFRPIIGDGIKDCDIKLRLAKLKRAQGNFLEGMACKGGCINGPGSLNHDIKNSKEVDKYGELSSSEKIKDTLADIKFEDLNLSKNE from the coding sequence ATGGCTATAAAGGATGCTAACAAGCAATATATAAAGTTTGACACTGCTGTTCAAGTTCTTAAATATGAGGTTTTAAAAAGGATAGCAGAGAAAGAATTTGATGGCACTTTAGACAAAGAAAAGCTTAATATAGCAAAAGAAATTGTAGATGATTTAAAACCTAATGTAAGATGTTGCATATATAAGGAAAGGGCTATAGTTGAAGAAAGAATGAAACTAGCTTTAGGTGGACATGAAAATAGAGAAAACATGATAGAAGTAATAGATATAGCCTGTGATGAATGTCCTGTTAACAGATTTATAGTTACTGATGCATGTAGAGGATGCCTAGCTAAGAAATGTAGAGATAGTTGTAATTTTGGAGCTATAAGTTTTGATAATAGAAAATGCAAAATTGATTATGAAAAGTGTAAGGAATGTGGAAAATGTAAAGAGGTTTGTCCTTATAATGCGATAGCTGAGGTGAAGAGACCTTGTATGAGAGCCTGTATTCCAAAAGCATTATCTTATGATGTTGATAGTAAAAAAGCTGTCATAGATGATTCAAAATGTATTCAATGTGGAGCCTGTGTAGTTGATTGTCCTTTTGGAGCTATAATGGACAAATCTTATTTAGTAGATGTTATAAGATTACTTAAAGATGAGAAGAAAGTTTATGCCATTGTGGCACCAGCTATATCATCTCAATTTAATCATAGTAAGATTGGTAAAGTGATTACTGCTATAAAAAAATTAGGATTTGAAGATGTGTTTGAAGCAGCTTTAGGAGCAGATTTGGTGGCTGTTCATGAATGTAATGAATTTAAAGAAAAAGGTGAATTAGACTTCATGACAACAAGTTGTTGCCCTGCCTTTGTTTCTTATATAGAAAAAAATTATCCAGAGCTTAAGGAGTGTATATCTAATACTGTATCTCCTATGGTAGCTATGGCAAGGTTAATAAAATCTCAAAATAAAGATGTTAAAACTGTATTCATAGGACCTTGTATTGCAAAGAAAACAGAAGCTAAGAGAAATGAGGTTAGTGGAGATGTTGATTACGTATTAACCTTTGAGGAGCTTTTAGCTTTACTTGACTCTAGGAATATTAAAATCGACGAATGTGAAGAAAGTGATACTAAGCATGGTTCATTTTATGGAAGACTTTTTGCTAGAAGTGGAGGAGTTACTGAATCAGTGAAACATCTTATAGATAGCGAAGGAATAAAAGTAGATTTTAGACCTATAATTGGAGATGGAATTAAGGATTGTGATATAAAACTTAGATTAGCAAAATTAAAAAGAGCACAGGGAAACTTTTTAGAAGGAATGGCTTGCAAAGGTGGATGTATAAATGGGCCAGGCTCTTTAAATCATGATATTAAGAATAGCAAAGAAGTTGATAAATATGGTGAATTATCCTCTTCTGAGAAGATAAAAGATACTTTAGCTGATATTAAATTTGAGGATTTAAATTTATCTAAAAATGAGTAA
- a CDS encoding carbamoyl phosphate synthase small subunit yields the protein MKAKLILENGVVFEGKAFGYLKECVGEVVFNTGMTGYQEVLTDPSYYGQIVTMTYPLIGNYGINLEDLESKEPKVRGFIVREKCQYPNNFRCELELETYLAQNKVLGLDGIDTRALTKILRNNGTMKGIIVLDNSDLEDVKDKLEAFSNRDAVSIVSTNEKYEISGEGKKVAIIDFGIKQNIIRNFVKRGCNVTVFPYDFKAEEVLEINPDLVFLSNGPGDPEDMGEAVNEIKKIVGKKPIVGICLGHQLLALTLGGETKKLKFGHRGCNHPVKDLINNRVHITSQNHGYYVATLPENMEITHVSMNDGTVEGMKHKELPIFSVQFHPEACPGPKDSEYIFDEFMKYAL from the coding sequence ATGAAAGCAAAGCTTATATTAGAAAATGGCGTAGTATTTGAAGGTAAAGCCTTTGGATATTTAAAGGAGTGTGTTGGAGAGGTAGTTTTCAACACAGGAATGACAGGGTATCAAGAGGTTTTAACTGACCCTTCTTATTATGGACAAATAGTAACTATGACTTATCCCTTAATAGGTAACTATGGAATTAACTTAGAGGATTTAGAATCTAAGGAGCCTAAAGTAAGAGGATTCATAGTGAGAGAAAAATGTCAGTATCCAAATAATTTTAGATGTGAATTAGAGCTTGAAACTTACTTAGCTCAAAATAAGGTTTTAGGATTAGATGGTATAGACACAAGAGCCTTAACAAAAATCTTAAGAAATAATGGGACAATGAAGGGAATTATAGTTTTAGATAATTCAGACTTAGAAGATGTTAAAGATAAGTTAGAAGCTTTCTCAAATAGAGATGCTGTTTCAATAGTTTCAACTAATGAAAAATATGAAATCTCAGGGGAAGGAAAGAAAGTAGCTATAATCGACTTTGGAATAAAGCAAAACATTATTAGAAACTTTGTAAAAAGAGGATGTAATGTTACAGTATTCCCTTATGACTTTAAGGCAGAAGAAGTTTTAGAAATAAATCCAGACTTAGTATTTTTATCAAATGGACCTGGAGACCCAGAGGATATGGGAGAAGCAGTAAATGAGATAAAGAAAATAGTTGGGAAGAAACCAATAGTAGGAATTTGTTTAGGACATCAATTATTAGCTTTAACCTTAGGTGGAGAAACTAAGAAGCTTAAGTTTGGTCATAGAGGATGTAACCATCCAGTTAAAGATTTAATAAATAACAGAGTTCATATAACATCACAAAATCATGGATACTATGTTGCTACTTTACCAGAAAATATGGAAATAACTCATGTAAGTATGAATGATGGAACAGTTGAGGGAATGAAACATAAAGAATTACCAATATTTTCAGTTCAATTTCACCCAGAAGCATGTCCAGGACCAAAGGATAGCGAATACATTTTTGATGAGTTTATGAAGTATGCACTATAA
- the carB gene encoding carbamoyl-phosphate synthase large subunit, protein MPLNKDIKKVLVIGSGPIIIGQAAEFDYSGTQACQALKEEGIEVVLVNSNPATIMTDKEIADKVYLEPLTVEFVEKVIEKERPDSLLAGMGGQTGLNLAVELYEKGILDKYNVKVIGTSIESIKEGEDRELFRDMMNRINQPVIQSEIITDLDAGIAFARKIGYPVIVRPAYTLGGTGGGIANNEEELIETLTSGLQLSTIGQVLLEKSVKGWKEIEYEVMRDSFGNCITVCNMENIDPVGIHTGDSIVVAPSQTLSDKEYQMLRSASIDIINAVGIEGGCNVQFALNPHSFEYAVIEINPRVSRSSALASKATGYPIAKVAAKIALGYGLDEIKNAVTGMTYACFEPSLDYVVVKIPKWPFDKFQGADRALGTKMMATGEIMAIGSNFEAAFLKGIRSLEIGKYSLEHKKFKDLSMYELRERVVSPDDERIFALAEMLRRGYRIDMVSKITGIDIFFLEKFRWLVEEEQKLKQSTIDDLNREWLLKLKRRGFSDKAIADMLKVSPDEIYRLRDIWHIKPAYKMVDTCGGEFEALSPYYYSTYEQYDEVVVSDNKKVVVIGSGPIRIGQGIEFDYASVHCVMALRKQGIETIVINNNPETVSTDFSISDKLYFEPLTEEDVLNIIDKENPDGVILQFGGQTAIKLAKFLKEKNIPTLGTTSDQIDLAEDREQFDDLLERLNIARPKGKGVWSLEEGLEEARRLGFPILVRPSFVLGGQGMEITHDEEELTYYLTNAFEKDSKNPILIDKYLMGREIEVDAISDGEDVLVPGIMEHLERAGVHSGDSITMYPAQNISDKIKEDVLDYTKKLALSIGIKGMINIQFIEFEGKLYVIEVNPRASRTVPYISKVSGVPIVDIATRIMLGERLKDLGYGTGVYKEPDLVSVKVPVFSTQKLPNVEVSLGPEMRSTGEVLGVGRNVFEALYKGFVGASMYTGDKGKTILATIKKHDKKEFMELAKDLDKLGYNFIATTGTAKELREAGIDAKEVRRIGEESPNIMDLIKNKEIDLVVNTPTKANDSKRDGFHIRRAAIERNIGVMTSLDTLKALVELQKEGAHNRELEVFNLI, encoded by the coding sequence ATGCCATTAAATAAAGATATAAAAAAAGTTTTAGTAATAGGTTCAGGTCCAATAATAATAGGACAAGCAGCGGAGTTTGATTACTCAGGTACTCAAGCTTGCCAAGCTCTTAAAGAAGAAGGGATTGAAGTTGTACTTGTAAACTCAAACCCAGCTACAATAATGACTGATAAGGAAATAGCAGATAAGGTTTATCTTGAGCCTTTAACAGTTGAATTCGTAGAAAAAGTAATAGAGAAAGAAAGACCAGATTCCCTTTTAGCAGGAATGGGTGGACAAACAGGATTAAACCTTGCTGTTGAGCTTTATGAAAAGGGAATTTTAGATAAATATAATGTAAAAGTAATAGGTACTTCCATAGAATCTATTAAAGAAGGGGAAGATAGAGAACTATTCAGAGATATGATGAATAGAATTAATCAACCTGTTATTCAAAGTGAAATAATAACTGATTTAGACGCTGGTATTGCCTTTGCTAGAAAGATTGGATATCCAGTAATAGTTAGACCAGCATATACTCTTGGAGGAACTGGTGGAGGAATAGCTAATAATGAAGAAGAATTAATAGAAACATTAACATCAGGATTACAATTAAGTACAATTGGACAGGTTCTTTTAGAGAAGAGTGTTAAAGGATGGAAAGAAATTGAGTACGAAGTAATGAGAGACTCTTTTGGTAATTGTATCACAGTTTGTAACATGGAAAACATTGACCCTGTAGGAATACACACTGGGGATTCAATAGTTGTAGCTCCTAGCCAAACATTATCAGATAAAGAGTATCAAATGCTTAGAAGTGCATCAATAGATATAATAAATGCTGTAGGAATTGAAGGAGGATGTAATGTTCAGTTTGCTTTAAATCCACATTCCTTTGAATATGCAGTAATAGAAATCAATCCAAGGGTTTCAAGATCTTCAGCTTTAGCTTCAAAGGCAACTGGTTATCCAATAGCAAAGGTTGCAGCTAAAATAGCTTTAGGATATGGATTAGATGAAATAAAAAATGCAGTAACAGGAATGACATATGCTTGCTTTGAGCCTTCATTAGACTATGTAGTTGTAAAAATTCCTAAATGGCCTTTTGATAAATTCCAAGGAGCTGATAGAGCTTTAGGAACTAAAATGATGGCTACTGGAGAAATAATGGCCATAGGAAGTAATTTTGAGGCAGCATTTTTAAAGGGTATAAGATCATTAGAAATAGGTAAGTATTCATTAGAGCATAAAAAATTTAAAGATCTTTCAATGTATGAGTTAAGAGAAAGGGTAGTTTCTCCAGATGATGAGAGAATATTTGCTTTAGCTGAAATGCTAAGAAGAGGATACAGAATAGATATGGTTTCAAAAATAACTGGAATAGATATATTCTTCTTAGAAAAATTCAGATGGTTAGTTGAAGAAGAACAAAAGCTTAAGCAAAGCACAATAGATGATTTAAATAGAGAGTGGTTATTAAAATTAAAGAGAAGAGGTTTCTCAGATAAGGCAATAGCTGATATGCTAAAGGTTTCACCAGATGAAATCTACAGATTAAGAGATATATGGCATATAAAGCCTGCTTATAAAATGGTTGATACTTGTGGTGGAGAATTTGAAGCTTTATCACCATACTATTACTCAACATATGAACAATATGACGAAGTAGTTGTTTCTGATAATAAGAAAGTTGTAGTTATAGGATCAGGTCCTATAAGAATAGGTCAAGGGATAGAGTTTGACTATGCTTCAGTTCACTGTGTAATGGCACTTAGAAAGCAAGGAATTGAAACAATAGTTATAAACAATAACCCAGAGACAGTAAGTACAGACTTCAGTATTTCAGATAAGCTTTATTTTGAACCATTAACTGAAGAGGATGTTTTAAACATCATAGATAAAGAAAATCCAGATGGAGTTATACTTCAATTTGGTGGTCAGACAGCTATTAAACTTGCTAAGTTCTTAAAAGAGAAGAATATTCCTACATTAGGAACTACTTCAGATCAAATAGACCTAGCTGAGGATAGAGAACAATTTGATGATTTATTAGAAAGACTTAATATAGCTAGACCGAAGGGAAAAGGAGTTTGGAGCTTAGAAGAAGGCTTAGAGGAAGCAAGAAGATTAGGATTCCCAATCTTAGTTAGACCTTCCTTCGTTTTAGGTGGTCAAGGTATGGAAATAACTCATGATGAAGAAGAGTTAACATACTATTTGACAAATGCTTTTGAGAAAGATTCCAAGAATCCAATACTTATAGACAAATACTTAATGGGTAGAGAAATAGAAGTTGATGCCATATCTGATGGTGAAGATGTTCTAGTTCCAGGAATTATGGAGCATTTAGAAAGAGCAGGAGTTCACTCAGGAGATAGTATTACTATGTACCCAGCTCAAAATATTTCAGATAAGATAAAGGAAGATGTTCTAGATTACACTAAGAAATTAGCTTTAAGCATAGGAATAAAGGGAATGATAAATATTCAGTTTATTGAGTTTGAAGGAAAGCTTTATGTAATAGAGGTTAATCCAAGAGCTTCAAGAACAGTGCCTTATATATCAAAGGTAAGTGGAGTTCCAATAGTAGATATAGCTACGAGAATAATGCTTGGAGAAAGATTAAAAGATTTAGGATATGGAACAGGAGTTTATAAGGAGCCAGATTTAGTATCAGTTAAGGTTCCAGTATTCTCAACTCAAAAACTTCCTAATGTTGAAGTAAGTTTAGGACCAGAAATGAGATCCACAGGAGAAGTTTTAGGAGTAGGAAGAAATGTTTTTGAAGCGTTATACAAAGGCTTTGTTGGGGCTTCTATGTACACTGGAGATAAGGGTAAAACTATCTTAGCTACTATTAAGAAACATGATAAAAAAGAATTTATGGAACTTGCTAAGGATTTAGATAAATTAGGATATAATTTCATAGCAACAACAGGAACAGCTAAGGAATTAAGAGAGGCTGGAATAGATGCTAAGGAAGTTAGAAGAATAGGAGAAGAATCTCCAAACATCATGGATTTAATAAAGAATAAAGAAATAGATTTAGTGGTAAATACTCCAACTAAAGCTAACGATTCTAAGAGAGATGGATTCCATATAAGAAGAGCGGCAATAGAAAGAAATATAGGAGTTATGACTTCATTAGATACTCTTAAAGCTCTAGTAGAATTACAAAAAGAAGGAGCACATAATAGAGAGTTAGAAGTATTTAACTTAATATAA
- a CDS encoding VanZ family protein — protein sequence METAKRVLKNFFIKSILLIISVLLAMAFYKLIVKECIDVFIKIDLSGKKGFVIYNFFKLTSVMLIYQVFLTTTRMKTSKLFKLFLFGLYVGTMFILLFARPKMARGFQLDPFAVLHGLRGDRTGQLYLIGNIIFFMPIGYVLRKYNFVLAFILSASIEFNIELAQYVFKRGFFDLGDVFINLVGIFIAYFICKIAYFIKDRLYKRDHEIEEVA from the coding sequence ATGGAAACAGCTAAGAGGGTATTAAAGAATTTTTTTATAAAAAGTATTTTGCTTATAATTTCAGTACTTTTAGCAATGGCATTTTATAAGTTAATAGTAAAGGAATGCATAGATGTTTTTATAAAAATAGATTTGAGTGGTAAAAAAGGTTTTGTAATATATAACTTTTTTAAGTTAACAAGTGTAATGCTTATATATCAAGTTTTCTTAACAACAACTAGAATGAAAACTTCAAAACTATTTAAATTATTCTTATTTGGCTTATATGTAGGAACAATGTTTATACTATTATTTGCTAGACCTAAAATGGCCAGAGGATTCCAGTTAGATCCCTTTGCAGTTTTACATGGTCTACGAGGGGATAGAACAGGGCAGTTATATTTAATAGGTAATATAATATTCTTTATGCCTATAGGATATGTGCTAAGAAAATATAACTTTGTATTAGCCTTTATATTATCTGCCTCTATAGAGTTTAATATAGAACTTGCTCAATATGTATTTAAAAGAGGATTCTTTGATTTAGGGGATGTATTTATAAATTTAGTTGGTATATTTATTGCTTATTTTATTTGTAAAATAGCTTACTTTATTAAAGATAGACTTTATAAAAGAGATCATGAGATAGAAGAGGTTGCATAG
- a CDS encoding type I glutamate--ammonia ligase, which produces MNKDLLFTIPKKYHNKESLISIFEDHPEIKFVSLVGVDLAGNDTDEKIPSKLFLKDMDSFLHGTAVQTDGSSVVLPGIATLNNAKVDMIADLDCKWFVDYNYDFIDPLTNRPVGTLRIPCFLIHEDKAVDSRHILKNSIGTFKSNIFSLLKKYPETLNDLNIKFDDIDDLLLTSATELEFWVKTPNDKALIEELSTSEVLQEQYWTRTKGNVRTALEQSLLYMDEYGFEPEMGHKEVGGVKAKLTSSGQFDHIMEQLEIDWKFSDAMQAADNELFIRTLVKETFRRNGLEVTFLAKPISGVAGSGEHTHLSLSLKLKDGRIINLFNPTKNHFLSKIGYGSIMGILKNYEVMNPFISATTDSLKRLKPGFEAPVCIVTSLGQSPEVPSRNRTILAGLIRDPHNPLATRFELRSPNPFTNTYLCIASSYMAMLDGIKYALENNKTEDDLLAELSKKPGEEADYLEKSRAYRSEEDVFEDFTDSQRNEYFGVAPATVFENLSAFDKYPEKVEVLKVNSVFTDKLINSFKMATTKRWTTEITSRIIPSYTKDIRAAKQLHCCDKALDLDVSTWMTINELRHITMKDSYHRRSLFTQIKNAINESDFEKASDLQIKLDKNMSELNDLYSTYKKNLLDI; this is translated from the coding sequence ATGAATAAAGATTTATTATTTACAATTCCTAAGAAATATCATAATAAAGAAAGTTTAATTTCTATTTTTGAGGACCACCCTGAAATAAAATTTGTATCTTTAGTTGGGGTTGACTTAGCAGGTAATGATACTGACGAAAAAATTCCTTCCAAGTTATTCTTAAAAGATATGGATTCTTTCCTTCATGGAACTGCCGTACAAACAGACGGTTCTTCAGTTGTCCTTCCAGGAATAGCAACTTTAAATAACGCAAAAGTGGATATGATCGCCGATTTAGATTGTAAGTGGTTTGTAGATTACAATTACGACTTCATAGACCCTTTAACTAATAGACCAGTAGGAACACTTAGAATTCCTTGTTTCCTAATCCACGAAGATAAAGCAGTTGACTCTAGACATATCTTAAAAAATTCAATTGGCACATTCAAATCAAACATATTCTCATTATTAAAAAAATATCCTGAAACACTAAATGATTTAAATATAAAATTCGATGATATAGATGACCTTTTATTAACATCTGCAACAGAATTAGAATTTTGGGTAAAAACACCAAATGATAAAGCTTTAATTGAAGAACTTTCAACTTCTGAAGTTTTACAAGAACAATATTGGACAAGAACTAAGGGTAATGTTAGAACAGCCTTAGAACAAAGTTTATTATATATGGATGAGTATGGATTTGAACCTGAAATGGGACACAAAGAAGTTGGTGGAGTTAAAGCTAAGCTTACTTCTTCAGGTCAATTTGATCACATAATGGAACAATTAGAAATAGACTGGAAATTCTCAGATGCTATGCAAGCTGCAGATAATGAATTATTTATAAGAACATTAGTTAAAGAAACCTTTAGAAGAAACGGATTAGAAGTAACATTCCTTGCTAAACCAATATCAGGAGTTGCTGGTAGTGGAGAACACACTCATTTAAGCTTAAGCTTAAAATTAAAAGATGGAAGAATTATAAACCTATTTAATCCAACTAAAAATCATTTCTTAAGTAAAATAGGATATGGTTCTATAATGGGTATATTAAAGAACTACGAGGTAATGAACCCATTTATCTCAGCTACAACAGACTCATTAAAAAGATTAAAACCAGGATTTGAAGCTCCTGTTTGTATAGTTACATCTCTAGGTCAAAGCCCTGAAGTTCCATCTAGAAATAGAACTATATTAGCAGGCTTAATAAGAGATCCTCATAATCCTTTAGCAACTAGATTTGAGCTTAGATCACCAAATCCATTTACAAATACTTATCTTTGTATAGCATCAAGCTATATGGCTATGTTAGATGGTATTAAGTATGCTTTAGAAAATAATAAAACAGAGGATGATCTTTTAGCTGAATTATCTAAAAAACCAGGTGAAGAAGCAGATTACCTAGAAAAATCTAGAGCATATAGAAGTGAAGAAGATGTGTTTGAAGATTTCACAGATTCACAAAGAAATGAATACTTTGGTGTAGCTCCTGCTACTGTTTTTGAAAACTTAAGTGCTTTTGATAAATACCCTGAAAAGGTAGAGGTATTAAAAGTAAATTCAGTATTTACAGACAAGCTTATAAATAGTTTCAAAATGGCTACTACTAAGAGATGGACTACAGAAATAACTTCAAGAATAATTCCTTCTTACACAAAAGATATAAGAGCCGCTAAACAACTTCATTGTTGTGATAAAGCCTTAGATCTTGACGTATCAACTTGGATGACAATAAATGAATTAAGACATATAACAATGAAAGATTCTTATCACAGAAGAAGCTTATTTACTCAAATAAAGAATGCTATAAATGAATCTGATTTTGAAAAAGCTTCTGATTTACAAATAAAACTTGATAAAAATATGAGTGAATTAAATGACCTTTACTCAACTTACAAGAAAAATTTATTAGATATATAA